The Oceanidesulfovibrio indonesiensis DNA segment GTTTGAGTTCGCCGAGGGCGCGGAAAAGTCCCAGCACCGCAGCGCCGCCGGCCATATCGCATTTCATGGTGGCCATGCTGTTGGACGGCTTGAGCGAAAGGCCGCCGGAATCGTACGTAACGCCTTTGCCCACGAACACCAGGGGCGCATCCTCGGCGTGGCCTTCCGGCGTGTGCTCCAGCACGATGAATCGGGCTGCGTCCGGATTGCCACGGAAGACCGAAGCAAACGCGCCCATGCCGAGGTCTGTGCAGTCTTGTGCATCGAGCACGCGGCAGGAGAAGCCGTAAGCGTCAGCCAGAGATTGCGCAGCGTCCGCCATGGCCGCCGGCGCCAGGTGATTCGGCGGTCCATTCACCAAATCCCGGGCGTAGCTGATGCCCAGGGCTGTCGCCTCTGCGCGCAGAGCGGCCTGTTCCAGCTCAGGGCTTGGATCATCCTGTAAAAGGAGGCGGATAGTCTCCGGGTCTGGCGGTGAGGTGTCCTTCTCAGTTTTGTGTTTACGAAATGTATACAACCCGCAATACATGCCATAGATGAGCTCTTCGAGCGCCCAGCCCTCTGTCAGGCTGGCAAGGGGATAGCGAGCGCCCAGGTATTCGGAGAGTGTTTCAATGGCGGCTACAGGCACGCCCACCGAAGCGCAGCGCAGGTCGCGCGCCGTGCGCAATGCCATGGCGCCGGCCTCGCGTATCCGTTGCGGGCCCAGATCAGGCTGCGCGTTCGCGTCCTCACGTTTGCCCAACCCCACAATGATTACGCGACGGATGGGAGAACCAGACGGGCCGTGTATGACAGTCTTTTCCAAAGGCTTGCCGCTGCAATCCAGCAGGCCTGCGTGCTCGGCCAGCCAGGGCGCAGCCGTCAGGGCACGGGCCGTGAGGCCTGGAAAGCGAGCGAAAAGCTCGGGGCCCAGGATTTCTTCGGCATGTTCGTCTTCGGGCTGAAAAGCAAAAAGGACTAAGGCATCGGTTTCCCAACGGGGTGATTCCAAGGGAGTCAGTTCAACAGGCATGGTTCCTCCGGATTTCTTTCGGAATCATCATATCTACGTCGCGGTGGAATTTCCTGCAACCCCGGGAGGTCGAACACTAAAGCTCTGCATGGAACAGCCGATGAGAAAGGAAGTATCCGGGAGACTCCATGCAAATCGACGGCACGACAACTTCACTCTTCCAATCGCTCGCCGCGTATGGCTCCGGCCAGGGCGGGAGCGGCTTTAGACTGTCGCAACGCAACGGCGATGGCATGAATACGAGCGATGCGTTCGGACTCGACATGACGCGCCGGTTGGAAGCTACGCAGCCCGCAGCCACCGAAAAAACGACGGATGAGAGCGGAGAGGGTCCGGAACAGACGATCGGAAAGGTCGAGGCCTCCAGGTTGGGCAAGGCCCTGGCGCAGGCCGTGGAGTTCATCCGCGAGAAGTTCGGGGACGACGCAGCCACAGCGGCAATGGGCATTGTTTACCA contains these protein-coding regions:
- a CDS encoding leucyl aminopeptidase; translated protein: MPVELTPLESPRWETDALVLFAFQPEDEHAEEILGPELFARFPGLTARALTAAPWLAEHAGLLDCSGKPLEKTVIHGPSGSPIRRVIIVGLGKREDANAQPDLGPQRIREAGAMALRTARDLRCASVGVPVAAIETLSEYLGARYPLASLTEGWALEELIYGMYCGLYTFRKHKTEKDTSPPDPETIRLLLQDDPSPELEQAALRAEATALGISYARDLVNGPPNHLAPAAMADAAQSLADAYGFSCRVLDAQDCTDLGMGAFASVFRGNPDAARFIVLEHTPEGHAEDAPLVFVGKGVTYDSGGLSLKPSNSMATMKCDMAGGAAVLGLFRALGELKLSRRIVGLIPCAENMPDGKATRPGDVVTSLSGLTVEILNTDAEGRLLLCDALAYAKRYDPAAIIDIATLTGACVVALGNATAAVFTENAALEEVIRELSLAIGEPFWPMPLWDAYGEALKSEVADIKNVGPREGGAIHAAKFLERFVDQDTPWAHLDIAGPAWADKGTALCPEGGTGFGVRTLLQLVLRWQS